One genomic segment of Burkholderia pyrrocinia includes these proteins:
- a CDS encoding ABC-type transport auxiliary lipoprotein family protein, with protein MPRILDRALRPAATALAVLTLALAAGCAGNSAALTNVRYDLGPAASVATASSGPALKVLDIAAPDALDSDKFAYRLAYADAQHVAVYRDSRWTAPPAQLLTQRLRGALSSRGAVLEGSDGVRAPTLKVDLNEFEQVFDGESQSHGAVTARATLTLDGKVLGQRTFVARAPSSTPDAAGGARALAAASDELVSQIAAWVGMQAYAGTP; from the coding sequence ATGCCACGAATCCTTGACCGCGCGCTGCGTCCGGCCGCGACCGCGCTCGCCGTGCTGACGCTCGCGCTCGCGGCCGGCTGCGCCGGCAACAGCGCGGCGCTGACGAATGTCCGCTACGACCTCGGGCCGGCCGCGTCGGTCGCGACCGCCAGTTCGGGCCCGGCGCTGAAGGTGCTCGATATCGCCGCGCCCGACGCGCTCGATTCGGACAAGTTCGCGTACCGCCTCGCGTATGCGGATGCGCAGCACGTGGCCGTCTATCGCGACAGCCGCTGGACCGCGCCGCCCGCGCAACTGCTCACGCAGCGGCTGCGCGGCGCGCTGTCGTCGCGCGGTGCGGTGCTCGAAGGGTCCGACGGCGTGCGCGCGCCGACCCTCAAGGTCGACCTGAACGAATTCGAGCAGGTGTTCGACGGGGAGTCGCAGAGCCACGGCGCCGTCACCGCGCGCGCGACGCTGACGCTGGACGGCAAGGTGCTCGGCCAGCGCACGTTCGTCGCGCGCGCGCCGTCGAGCACGCCCGACGCCGCCGGCGGCGCGCGTGCGCTCGCGGCGGCGAGCGACGAGCTCGTGTCGCAGATCGCCGCGTGGGTCGGCATGCAGGCGTACGCGGGCACGCCGTGA
- a CDS encoding MlaD family protein, translating to MENKSHAFWAGLFTIALTLAIAGTVFWFNVDRTVRVPYDLLARTNVTGLFPDAAVRFRGLDVGKVQSIGFDRTHPGQIRIRILVDHDAPITQSTYGSLGFQGVTGIAFVQLEDTGRDLAPLPSSQKAIAQIPMRPSLFDQIQERGDVLLRQLELAAKSANALMSPEMREQLRATAESLQHAADGATTLSKQLAPAVAALPQTMHEVNRTMASANTLLQPNGPLVSNLNKAGTAAEQVGVALNDLNARVQYDTLPRFNALAGSVGDASRQLKDVAGELGRNPRSLLFGSPGTAPGPGEAGFVWPGATAAK from the coding sequence ATGGAAAACAAATCACATGCGTTCTGGGCCGGCCTGTTCACGATCGCGCTGACGCTCGCGATCGCGGGCACCGTGTTCTGGTTCAACGTCGACCGTACCGTGCGCGTGCCGTACGACCTGCTCGCGCGCACCAACGTGACGGGGCTGTTCCCGGACGCGGCCGTGCGCTTTCGCGGCCTCGACGTCGGCAAGGTGCAGTCGATCGGCTTCGATCGCACGCACCCCGGCCAGATCCGGATCCGGATTCTCGTCGACCACGACGCGCCGATCACGCAGTCGACCTACGGCAGCCTCGGCTTCCAGGGCGTGACGGGCATCGCGTTCGTGCAGCTCGAGGATACGGGCCGCGACCTGGCGCCGCTGCCGTCGTCGCAGAAGGCGATCGCGCAGATCCCGATGCGGCCGAGCCTGTTCGACCAGATCCAGGAGCGCGGCGACGTGCTGCTGCGGCAGCTCGAACTGGCCGCGAAAAGCGCGAACGCGCTGATGTCGCCCGAGATGCGCGAGCAGTTGCGCGCGACGGCCGAAAGCCTGCAGCACGCGGCCGATGGCGCGACGACGCTGTCGAAGCAACTTGCCCCGGCCGTCGCCGCGCTGCCGCAGACGATGCACGAGGTGAACCGCACGATGGCGTCGGCGAACACGCTGCTGCAGCCGAACGGGCCGCTCGTGTCGAACCTGAACAAGGCCGGCACGGCCGCCGAGCAGGTCGGCGTCGCGCTGAACGATCTCAACGCGCGCGTGCAGTACGACACGCTGCCGCGCTTCAATGCGCTGGCCGGCAGCGTCGGCGACGCGTCGCGGCAATTGAAGGACGTCGCCGGTGAACTCGGCCGCAACCCGCGCAGTCTGCTGTTCGGTTCGCCCGGCACGGCGCCGGGGCCCGGCGAAGCGGGCTTCGTCTGGCCGGGTGCGACGGCCGCGAAGTGA